In Zunongwangia profunda SM-A87, the following proteins share a genomic window:
- a CDS encoding SusC/RagA family TonB-linked outer membrane protein — MMKKLCFYVGKLNVKKKQYSLLFLMLFFSQLSIAQSQFEGTVIDEGGVPIPGVSVKEKNTGNGTVTDFDGAFSISTNSDDAILIFSFVGYKTKELNTSGLSGNLSVTLEEDLQALEEVVLIGYGKQDRSQVTSAVASVSEKDFNPGKIQDAAELVKGKVAGLVVTNSSGNPNDESNIMLRGVTTLNGSTKPLILIDGVPGDLTMVAPENISSVDVLKDASAAAIYGTRGANGVILISTKSGSFDRKTSVVYDAFVSVSDFYKEADFMTPQDIRDGLTSFSDGGFETDWLDAISQTGFMHNHALTINGGSELTSYSGNISYRKEDGTIKKSNNDQLRLQLNLEQYLLKDILKVGFKIFSEQRKRTPNNIEDNGISNIYRQAVIRNPTSPIYGEDGDYFEEFGRYQYFNPVAMNNELIGERELRRTNITGNITFEPIKNWVTNLLIAKNLSATDISTYTTSRYYSSKTTGFSGSAYKSYEKKEDKFLELTTNYEFDINTVHRFNALAGYSYNYFSNSNFYASNSDFPTDGYLYNNIGVGARLNEGNAGMGSGKYDSRLIGFFGRIQYGYENRFNLLASIRREGSSQFGDNHKWGLFPSVSAGWTLSNEAFLESASWINNLKLRAGYGVTGQRPNANYLSLTTYNYDSNYGNFVNEDGQWVAGLMVTQNPNPDLKWERTSEVNIGLDFSFFNSRLGGSLDVYRKDTDDLLYSYNVPLPPNIYGQTLANVGSIRNQGFELMINALPVSNDDFSWETTVTLTHNDNELLSLSNDLYETEDYLDVAYAGDPINVPTHRVEVGQAIGNFWGLKSVGVTENGLFLVEDPNTGEAIPYSTSLNTNDYRQYLGNGFPTVYMGWTNTLRYKNFDLTALISGQFGFDILNTQRMFYENNSIQYNRLKSAADPVYGERPLSGAQAQAFVSHYLEKGDFVKLDNITLGYNFKIEKISNYISDVRVYCSAKNFLTITNYSGMDPELANRDFYAAGNDFRDKYPTIKSFTIGTRLNF; from the coding sequence ATGATGAAAAAATTATGTTTTTATGTGGGAAAATTAAATGTTAAGAAAAAGCAATATTCATTGCTTTTTCTAATGCTATTTTTTTCTCAGCTAAGTATTGCTCAATCACAATTTGAGGGTACGGTAATAGATGAAGGAGGTGTACCCATTCCAGGTGTTTCGGTAAAAGAAAAAAATACAGGTAATGGGACCGTTACAGATTTTGATGGTGCATTTTCTATCTCCACTAATTCGGATGATGCCATACTGATATTTTCATTCGTAGGATATAAAACTAAGGAGTTAAACACAAGCGGTCTAAGTGGTAATCTAAGTGTGACTTTAGAAGAAGATCTACAAGCCCTGGAAGAGGTTGTTTTAATTGGCTATGGAAAACAGGATAGAAGCCAGGTGACCAGTGCTGTTGCCAGTGTTTCTGAAAAAGATTTTAATCCTGGAAAAATACAGGATGCGGCTGAACTCGTTAAAGGTAAAGTAGCCGGTTTAGTGGTGACTAATAGTTCTGGAAATCCTAATGATGAATCTAATATTATGTTACGTGGGGTAACTACTTTAAATGGTAGTACAAAACCGCTTATTTTAATAGACGGAGTTCCTGGAGATTTGACAATGGTCGCTCCAGAAAATATTTCTTCGGTAGATGTACTAAAGGATGCCAGTGCAGCCGCTATTTATGGGACTCGTGGTGCTAATGGAGTTATTCTTATTAGTACAAAATCAGGAAGTTTTGATCGCAAAACCAGTGTAGTATATGATGCCTTTGTGTCTGTATCAGATTTTTATAAGGAAGCTGATTTTATGACTCCACAGGATATTCGGGATGGATTAACATCTTTTAGTGATGGAGGTTTCGAAACAGATTGGTTAGATGCGATTTCGCAAACAGGATTTATGCATAATCATGCTCTTACTATTAATGGAGGATCAGAACTAACATCTTATTCAGGAAATATTTCCTATAGAAAAGAAGATGGAACTATTAAAAAATCGAATAATGATCAATTAAGATTACAACTAAATTTAGAGCAATATCTTTTAAAAGATATTTTAAAAGTTGGTTTTAAAATCTTTTCTGAGCAGCGTAAAAGAACGCCTAATAATATTGAGGATAATGGGATTAGCAATATTTACCGCCAGGCAGTTATTCGTAATCCAACTTCCCCCATTTATGGTGAAGACGGAGATTATTTCGAAGAATTTGGACGATATCAATATTTTAACCCGGTTGCGATGAATAATGAGCTGATTGGGGAACGTGAGTTACGACGAACTAATATTACCGGTAATATCACTTTCGAACCAATAAAAAACTGGGTAACCAATCTTTTAATTGCAAAAAACCTGTCGGCTACAGATATTTCTACCTACACTACTTCCAGATATTATTCATCTAAAACTACTGGATTTAGTGGTAGTGCTTATAAAAGTTATGAGAAAAAAGAGGACAAATTTTTAGAACTTACTACTAATTACGAATTCGATATTAATACTGTTCATCGTTTTAATGCATTAGCAGGATATAGTTATAATTACTTTAGCAATAGTAATTTTTATGCCAGTAATTCAGATTTTCCTACAGATGGCTATCTATATAATAATATAGGAGTTGGTGCCAGGCTGAATGAAGGAAATGCCGGTATGGGTAGTGGAAAGTATGACTCTCGCTTAATAGGGTTTTTTGGAAGAATTCAATATGGTTATGAAAATCGATTTAATCTGCTTGCCAGTATACGTAGAGAAGGTTCTTCCCAGTTTGGAGACAACCATAAATGGGGACTTTTTCCTTCAGTATCGGCTGGTTGGACGCTTAGTAATGAAGCATTTTTGGAATCGGCTAGTTGGATCAATAATTTAAAACTTAGAGCAGGTTATGGAGTAACGGGGCAGCGACCTAATGCTAATTATCTTTCCTTAACCACCTATAATTATGATAGCAATTACGGAAATTTTGTAAATGAGGACGGACAATGGGTAGCTGGTTTAATGGTAACCCAAAATCCTAATCCAGACTTAAAATGGGAACGAACTTCTGAAGTTAACATTGGACTTGATTTTTCATTCTTTAATAGTCGTTTAGGGGGTTCCTTAGATGTATACAGAAAAGACACCGATGATTTGTTATACTCATATAATGTGCCTTTACCCCCAAACATCTACGGTCAAACACTGGCCAACGTAGGTTCGATTAGAAACCAGGGTTTTGAGCTAATGATTAATGCCCTTCCTGTAAGCAATGACGATTTTTCATGGGAAACTACGGTTACGCTAACACATAATGATAATGAACTTTTAAGCTTGTCTAATGATTTATATGAAACAGAAGATTATTTGGATGTGGCCTATGCAGGTGATCCGATTAATGTTCCTACCCATAGAGTTGAAGTAGGGCAGGCCATAGGAAATTTCTGGGGATTAAAATCTGTAGGAGTGACGGAAAATGGACTATTCCTGGTAGAAGATCCAAATACCGGTGAGGCTATTCCCTATTCCACAAGTCTTAACACCAACGATTATCGCCAGTATCTAGGTAATGGATTCCCTACTGTCTATATGGGATGGACCAATACATTACGATATAAAAACTTCGATTTAACCGCCTTAATTAGCGGACAGTTTGGTTTTGATATTTTAAATACGCAACGTATGTTTTACGAAAATAATTCAATTCAATATAATCGTTTAAAATCTGCGGCAGACCCCGTTTATGGAGAACGTCCATTATCTGGAGCCCAAGCGCAGGCCTTTGTTAGCCATTATTTAGAGAAAGGGGATTTTGTAAAACTGGATAATATCACTTTAGGGTATAATTTTAAAATTGAAAAAATATCAAATTATATTTCTGATGTACGGGTGTATTGTTCTGCCAAAAACTTTTTAACTATTACTAATTACAGCGGAATGGATCCTGAATTAGCTAATAGAGACTTTTATGCCGCCGGGAACGACTTTAGGGATAAATATCCTACCATCAAATCTTTCACCATTGGTACCAGATTAAACTTTTAA
- a CDS encoding RagB/SusD family nutrient uptake outer membrane protein, translating into MKIFKNKLIKYTGIAAFFLTSFSCTDLSEDTYSILTNEDIDFNNEQDISRLTGYVYNHLRYTYWEWNGLFDIQEESSDLIMTPLRIGVGWGDLYISMHKHDFNSNIGHFSTIWDNAYSGIGYANTILDLPEIQENALQSARLRTMRALYYYILFDCFRNVPLETTQAVESGYLPEQASPEEVFEFVVSELNAVKEDLGTEKVYGYPNKYAAEMILAKMYLNHNAWFNDYGNNEYFELALEQVDDIINNGGYSLSPNYKDNFKANLAGNNEIIFAIPLDYTYASGNYLVNKALTSEGAKAFGYDGSPWNGSCAVPQFIDTYHENDSRLEDTWAYGQQYHYETGEPLRMNADDQGEVNLVYTKRVHSIDNPGAYMMEGYRFVKNEIVPGVDGTYGDDVPFFRLSDAMFIKAECLLRLNRDQAEAARLVSEVRARAFEDGTEAVRSVQDLTSGSIYDYGHREYTSEGATNYSNLVATYEGGDDIELGGLLDDLAWEFVGEHHRRQDLIRFRLSGSNTNVYNGKSWFCKDAEPEATYKNVFPIFQTFLDANPKLQQNPGY; encoded by the coding sequence ATGAAAATTTTCAAAAATAAACTAATAAAATATACAGGAATAGCAGCCTTTTTTCTGACTTCATTTTCCTGTACAGATCTTTCTGAAGATACCTATAGTATTCTTACAAACGAGGATATAGACTTTAATAACGAGCAGGACATTTCAAGATTAACGGGCTATGTATACAACCATTTGCGGTATACATACTGGGAATGGAATGGATTATTTGATATCCAGGAAGAGTCTTCAGATTTAATTATGACTCCCTTGCGTATAGGAGTGGGTTGGGGAGATTTATATATTTCTATGCATAAGCATGATTTTAATTCTAATATAGGGCACTTTAGTACAATTTGGGATAATGCTTATTCTGGCATTGGTTATGCCAATACTATTTTGGACCTTCCTGAAATTCAGGAAAATGCTTTGCAAAGTGCCAGGCTTCGTACCATGCGTGCATTATATTATTATATCTTATTTGATTGTTTTAGAAATGTGCCTTTAGAAACAACACAAGCTGTAGAAAGCGGTTACCTGCCAGAGCAGGCCAGTCCAGAAGAAGTTTTTGAATTTGTTGTATCTGAGCTTAATGCTGTGAAAGAAGATTTGGGAACCGAAAAAGTTTATGGCTATCCCAATAAATATGCAGCCGAAATGATTCTTGCCAAAATGTACCTGAATCATAATGCATGGTTCAACGATTATGGTAATAATGAATATTTTGAACTGGCTTTAGAACAGGTAGATGATATTATTAATAATGGTGGTTATTCTCTTTCACCAAATTATAAAGACAACTTTAAAGCCAATCTAGCTGGAAATAATGAGATTATTTTTGCAATTCCTTTAGATTACACCTATGCCAGTGGTAATTATTTGGTAAACAAAGCACTTACTAGTGAGGGTGCTAAAGCTTTTGGATACGACGGGTCTCCATGGAATGGCAGTTGTGCAGTGCCTCAATTTATAGATACCTATCATGAAAATGATTCGCGTTTAGAAGATACCTGGGCTTATGGGCAGCAATATCATTATGAAACCGGAGAGCCATTGAGGATGAATGCAGATGATCAGGGAGAAGTTAACCTGGTTTATACAAAAAGAGTGCATTCTATAGATAATCCGGGAGCTTATATGATGGAAGGCTATCGTTTTGTAAAGAATGAAATTGTACCAGGTGTCGATGGAACTTATGGAGATGATGTACCCTTCTTTAGACTCTCAGACGCTATGTTTATCAAGGCAGAGTGTTTATTGAGACTGAACAGGGATCAGGCGGAGGCCGCAAGATTAGTAAGTGAAGTACGTGCGCGTGCATTTGAGGATGGAACCGAAGCCGTACGCTCTGTACAGGATTTAACCTCAGGAAGTATTTATGACTATGGACATAGAGAATATACCAGTGAAGGTGCTACCAACTACAGCAATCTTGTAGCTACTTACGAAGGAGGAGATGATATAGAATTAGGAGGCCTTCTAGATGATTTGGCCTGGGAATTTGTAGGAGAGCACCATCGTAGACAGGATCTTATCAGGTTTAGATTATCAGGATCTAATACCAATGTTTATAATGGTAAATCCTGGTTTTGTAAAGATGCAGAACCTGAGGCAACATATAAAAATGTTTTTCCAATTTTTCAGACCTTTTTAGATGCTAATCCTAAGCTTCAACAAAATCCTGGATATTAA
- a CDS encoding NAD(P)/FAD-dependent oxidoreductase has translation MKKVAIIGGGITGLCSAYYLVKAGYEVTIVDKGNITKGASFINAGYVTPSHFVPLAEPGMINQGIKWMFNNSSPFYIKPRWDIDFFKWSWYFKKSSTKQKVAKAIPVLKELNEKSKELYEEMLESLDFEFHIERKGLLMVYKSAKNEEHETKLAEKGKDLGLDVSVLDKKALHDLEPQFSEDVIGGVHYECDAHSTPNLFMKNLKQWLENNGVRFVLEEAVTGLEVDGKTIKAMHTSKNSIVADEFIMAAGSWTFPLAKKLGLNIPIQPGKGYSMSITRETNINLPAILTEAKVAVTPMKGFTRFAGTMELSGDNNIILPTRVEAIAKAASNYYSGFTLTPEEKKSATSGLRPVSPDGLPFIGKSSKFKNLNVAAGHAMMGWSLGPITGKLISEIVEGNHTSVLLEPFDLERF, from the coding sequence ATGAAAAAAGTTGCAATTATTGGAGGAGGAATTACAGGCTTATGTTCTGCTTATTACCTGGTTAAGGCCGGCTACGAGGTAACAATCGTAGATAAGGGTAATATCACAAAAGGAGCCTCTTTTATTAACGCCGGTTATGTAACTCCCAGTCATTTTGTACCACTCGCAGAACCTGGTATGATCAATCAGGGAATTAAATGGATGTTCAATAATTCCAGTCCGTTTTACATAAAACCACGATGGGATATAGATTTCTTTAAATGGTCCTGGTATTTCAAAAAATCTTCAACCAAACAAAAAGTAGCCAAAGCTATTCCTGTGCTTAAGGAATTAAACGAAAAAAGTAAAGAACTTTACGAGGAGATGTTAGAATCTTTGGATTTTGAATTTCACATAGAGCGTAAAGGTCTGCTTATGGTTTATAAAAGTGCTAAGAATGAAGAACATGAAACTAAGCTTGCCGAAAAAGGAAAAGACTTAGGCTTAGATGTTAGTGTTTTAGATAAAAAAGCACTGCATGATTTAGAGCCCCAGTTTAGTGAGGATGTTATTGGTGGTGTACATTATGAATGTGATGCCCACAGTACTCCAAATCTTTTTATGAAAAACCTGAAGCAATGGTTAGAAAATAACGGTGTTCGGTTTGTTTTAGAGGAAGCGGTTACCGGTTTAGAAGTAGATGGAAAGACTATAAAAGCAATGCATACCAGTAAAAACAGCATCGTGGCAGACGAATTTATTATGGCAGCTGGAAGCTGGACTTTTCCTTTAGCTAAAAAATTAGGTCTGAATATACCTATCCAACCCGGTAAAGGCTATAGTATGAGCATTACCAGAGAAACCAATATTAATTTACCGGCTATACTTACTGAAGCAAAAGTAGCAGTTACCCCAATGAAAGGTTTTACAAGATTTGCTGGTACCATGGAATTATCGGGCGATAATAATATTATTTTACCCACTAGGGTAGAAGCTATAGCTAAAGCAGCTTCTAATTATTATTCAGGTTTTACCTTAACCCCTGAAGAGAAAAAATCGGCCACCAGCGGATTACGACCGGTATCACCGGATGGCTTACCATTTATCGGAAAATCTTCAAAATTCAAAAATTTGAATGTTGCTGCAGGTCATGCGATGATGGGATGGAGTCTTGGCCCGATTACTGGAAAATTAATTTCAGAAATTGTAGAAGGCAATCACACCTCAGTATTATTAGAACCATTTGATTTGGAACGATTTTAG
- a CDS encoding 4-hydroxyproline epimerase: protein MARKTFFCVDAHTCGNPVRVVAGGGPFIEGKNMSEKRQNFMREYDWIRRGLMFEPRGHDMMSGSILFPPSDPQNDCGILFIETSGCLPMCGHGTIGTVTVAIEEGLVSPKKPGTLRLETPAGLVKVSYVQEGKKVRSVKIVNIKSYLAKENITVHSNVLGELKVDVAYGGNFYAIVEVQDNFKGLEHYQASELITWSRELRSKLNEAHQFIHPEDSTIFGLSHIQWTGAVMDETSNARNAVFYGDKAIDRSPCGTGTSARMAQWYAKGKLKKGDQFVHESIIGSKFIGRIEEETELGDKKAIIPSIEGWAMVTGYNNIVIDDDDPYAHGFQVL from the coding sequence ATGGCAAGAAAAACTTTTTTTTGTGTCGATGCCCATACTTGTGGGAATCCGGTAAGAGTGGTTGCAGGTGGCGGCCCTTTTATCGAAGGAAAAAACATGAGTGAAAAGCGTCAAAATTTTATGCGGGAATACGATTGGATTCGTCGTGGTTTAATGTTTGAACCACGCGGCCACGATATGATGAGCGGAAGCATTTTGTTTCCGCCCTCAGATCCCCAAAATGATTGCGGAATTCTTTTTATTGAAACCAGCGGATGCCTGCCAATGTGTGGGCATGGTACTATTGGTACGGTCACTGTTGCGATTGAAGAAGGCCTGGTTTCTCCTAAAAAACCAGGAACGCTTAGGCTGGAAACACCCGCCGGACTCGTGAAAGTGAGTTACGTTCAGGAGGGAAAAAAAGTAAGGTCGGTTAAAATCGTGAATATAAAATCTTATTTGGCAAAAGAAAATATTACGGTGCATAGCAATGTGCTGGGTGAGTTAAAGGTAGATGTTGCTTACGGTGGTAATTTTTACGCTATTGTAGAGGTTCAGGATAACTTTAAAGGTTTGGAGCATTATCAGGCCAGTGAATTGATTACGTGGAGCAGGGAGTTGAGAAGCAAATTAAATGAAGCACATCAATTTATTCATCCGGAAGATTCAACAATTTTTGGTTTAAGCCATATCCAATGGACGGGGGCTGTAATGGATGAAACCTCTAATGCACGTAATGCTGTTTTTTACGGAGATAAAGCTATAGACCGTTCTCCTTGTGGTACTGGGACATCTGCAAGAATGGCGCAGTGGTATGCCAAAGGAAAACTAAAAAAAGGCGATCAATTTGTGCATGAAAGTATAATTGGTAGTAAATTTATTGGCAGAATAGAAGAGGAAACAGAATTAGGTGATAAAAAGGCGATTATACCGAGTATAGAGGGTTGGGCAATGGTAACTGGTTATAATAATATAGTTATCGATGATGATGATCCTTATGCTCACGGATTTCAGGTACTTTAA
- a CDS encoding aldehyde dehydrogenase (NADP(+)), giving the protein MITGKNYIGEELSSKGEVTFKTFDPKENKETAAIFYEATPDEVDAAVEKAAAAFKVYKQKSDADKAEFLEAIAEELEANAEALKQIYRVESGLPEGRSNGEFARTAGQLRAFAEMLKEGSWVEAIISNPEGKPDIRRMQVPFGPVAVFGASNFPFAFSTAGGDTASALASGSPVVVKSHPLHAGTGELVSEAIIKAAKRTGMPDGVFSNLNSKGIEVGEWLVKHPKIKAVGFTGSYKAGTALCKLAADRAEPIPVYAEMGSINPVLALPSALEEKADFWAEQYAGSITAGCGQFCTNPGLILGIESTDLNNFVEKLGKNLSNLAPSVMLSPGIQHQYEASKTEVLEQEGYSEVSKYNGDLQPNFGRQQVITVSGANFLQNKNFHKEVFGPFSVVVKCKDKTELGEVLEQLEGQLTGTVLNSEEKELSEFATIIDTLTDTVGRIIYNSVPTGVEVCAAMTHGGPFPATSNAKFTSVGLTAVQRWVRPVSFQDWPQALLPQALKDENSLGILRNINNKYTTDSL; this is encoded by the coding sequence ATGATTACAGGAAAAAATTATATTGGTGAGGAGCTTTCCAGTAAAGGTGAAGTAACCTTTAAAACTTTTGATCCAAAAGAAAATAAAGAAACGGCCGCTATTTTTTATGAAGCTACACCCGATGAGGTTGATGCTGCTGTAGAAAAAGCGGCTGCCGCTTTTAAAGTGTATAAGCAAAAATCTGATGCTGATAAAGCCGAATTTTTAGAGGCAATTGCTGAAGAACTTGAAGCAAATGCTGAAGCTTTAAAACAAATTTACAGAGTAGAATCCGGTTTGCCAGAAGGACGTTCTAATGGCGAATTCGCACGTACAGCCGGACAGTTAAGAGCTTTTGCAGAGATGCTTAAAGAAGGTAGTTGGGTAGAGGCGATAATTAGCAATCCCGAAGGAAAACCTGATATTCGAAGAATGCAGGTACCATTTGGACCCGTTGCGGTTTTTGGAGCGAGTAATTTCCCCTTTGCGTTTTCTACAGCAGGAGGAGATACCGCTAGCGCATTAGCATCAGGTTCTCCGGTTGTCGTAAAATCACATCCCTTACATGCAGGTACGGGAGAATTGGTTTCTGAAGCAATTATAAAAGCGGCTAAGAGAACAGGAATGCCAGATGGTGTGTTTTCTAACTTAAATAGCAAAGGGATTGAAGTTGGAGAATGGCTTGTAAAACATCCAAAAATTAAAGCGGTTGGATTTACTGGAAGTTATAAAGCGGGTACTGCACTTTGTAAATTAGCTGCAGATCGTGCTGAACCTATACCGGTGTATGCAGAAATGGGAAGTATTAATCCCGTTTTGGCTTTACCTTCAGCCTTAGAAGAAAAAGCTGATTTTTGGGCTGAGCAATATGCAGGTTCTATAACCGCTGGATGTGGCCAGTTTTGTACAAATCCAGGATTAATTTTGGGAATAGAGAGTACAGACTTAAATAATTTTGTTGAAAAATTAGGAAAGAATTTATCGAATCTTGCACCTTCAGTGATGCTTAGTCCCGGAATCCAACATCAATATGAGGCTTCAAAAACGGAAGTTTTAGAGCAAGAAGGCTATTCTGAAGTTAGCAAGTATAATGGCGATCTTCAGCCAAATTTTGGCAGACAGCAAGTGATCACGGTTTCTGGTGCAAATTTCCTTCAGAATAAAAACTTCCATAAAGAAGTATTCGGTCCATTTTCAGTAGTGGTAAAATGTAAAGATAAAACCGAGTTAGGTGAAGTGCTTGAGCAACTAGAAGGGCAATTAACCGGTACAGTATTAAACTCCGAAGAAAAAGAACTAAGTGAATTTGCGACGATTATCGATACTTTAACCGATACGGTAGGCAGAATTATTTACAACAGTGTGCCAACAGGGGTAGAGGTTTGTGCGGCGATGACGCATGGCGGACCATTCCCGGCAACCTCGAATGCCAAATTCACTTCAGTAGGATTAACAGCGGTACAACGATGGGTACGCCCGGTTTCTTTTCAGGACTGGCCTCAGGCATTGCTACCACAGGCCTTAAAAGATGAAAATTCTTTAGGAATTTTACGTAATATCAATAATAAATACACAACAGATAGCTTATAG
- a CDS encoding S9 family peptidase, giving the protein MKTPVYTYFIFFLISLVASAQGTVEDYKRAESLDTLFRNKVFNTPNSFNWLNKKEFWYKNNTEKGSEYIFVNAETLEKETAFDHEKLARAISKLVDKKIKSSKMDITKLEFDEAKSNLRFQLDTIQYNLTLSDYKLSVIDTLASKDRSRGYWGKRGNEREGDPVPSPDQKYTAFIKNSNLYVKDSKTKEETQLSFDGTKGFFYSANIIWSPNSEKIIAYKVRPGEEHNIYFVESSPKDQLQPKLHTRDYTKPGDELDFKSPQLFHVSSKKHIPIATTLFNAQFSLYNYQWKDDSSSFTFEFNQRGHQAYRVIKVDAKTGKATAIIDETSPTFIDYNGKKYRHDVKGKDEIIWASERDGYNHLYLYDSNTGKVKNQITSGNWPVRKVIEVDDKNRAIYFTASGLDKDQDPYLIHYCSIDFDGKNFTRFTTENGNHKVTFSPDKEYYVDQYSRVDMPAVTVLKKAGKKKPILTLEEGDITELEKTGWKTPEVFTAKGRDGDTDIWGIIVRPTNFDPSKSYPIIEYIYAGPHDSFVPKDFNSYYWALSSLAELGFIVVQIDGMGTSNRSKAFHDVCWQNLKDAGFPDRKLWITAAAEKYPYMNADKVGIRGTSAGGQSAGAALVFNSDFYDVAVASCGCHDNRMDKIWWNEQWMGYPIGPHYAANSNIENAAQLKGNLMLIVGEVDDNVDPASTMQFADALIKAKKDFDLVVLPGENHTSGGEFGERKRRDFFVKHLLDVDPPSWDQVYN; this is encoded by the coding sequence ATGAAAACACCTGTTTACACCTATTTTATTTTTTTCCTGATTTCGCTAGTGGCCAGTGCCCAGGGGACAGTAGAAGATTATAAGAGAGCAGAATCTCTGGATACGCTTTTCAGAAATAAAGTCTTTAACACTCCAAATTCTTTCAACTGGTTAAACAAGAAGGAGTTTTGGTATAAAAACAATACCGAAAAAGGTAGTGAATATATTTTTGTAAATGCAGAAACTCTAGAGAAGGAAACAGCTTTCGATCATGAAAAACTGGCACGCGCTATTTCAAAATTAGTAGATAAAAAAATCAAAAGTTCAAAAATGGATATCACTAAGCTGGAATTTGATGAAGCTAAGTCGAATTTAAGATTCCAGTTAGATACCATACAATATAATTTAACTCTTTCGGATTATAAGCTTAGCGTCATTGATACCCTAGCTTCCAAAGATAGATCCAGAGGATACTGGGGAAAACGCGGGAATGAAAGAGAAGGTGATCCCGTACCATCGCCAGATCAGAAATATACCGCATTTATAAAAAACTCTAACCTGTATGTAAAAGACAGTAAAACCAAGGAAGAAACACAATTAAGTTTTGATGGTACCAAAGGATTCTTTTATTCCGCCAATATTATCTGGTCACCAAATAGCGAAAAAATTATAGCCTATAAAGTCAGACCGGGAGAAGAGCACAATATCTATTTTGTAGAGTCCAGTCCAAAAGATCAGTTGCAGCCAAAATTACACACCAGGGACTATACGAAACCTGGGGACGAATTAGATTTTAAAAGTCCGCAACTTTTCCATGTATCTTCCAAAAAACATATTCCAATAGCGACAACTCTTTTTAACGCTCAATTTTCTTTGTACAATTACCAGTGGAAGGACGATAGTTCTTCGTTTACCTTTGAATTTAATCAGCGTGGTCATCAGGCATACCGAGTAATTAAAGTTGATGCTAAAACCGGAAAAGCCACAGCAATAATCGATGAAACAAGCCCAACTTTTATAGATTATAACGGTAAAAAATATCGTCATGACGTGAAAGGGAAAGACGAAATTATATGGGCCTCAGAGCGTGATGGCTACAACCATCTTTATTTGTATGATAGCAATACCGGGAAAGTTAAAAATCAGATTACTTCTGGAAATTGGCCGGTAAGGAAAGTAATAGAAGTAGATGATAAGAATAGAGCAATTTACTTTACGGCAAGTGGGTTGGATAAAGATCAGGATCCTTATTTAATTCATTATTGCAGTATAGATTTCGACGGAAAGAATTTTACCCGTTTTACTACTGAAAATGGAAACCATAAAGTCACTTTTTCTCCAGATAAAGAATATTACGTAGATCAATATTCCAGAGTAGATATGCCGGCGGTTACGGTTTTAAAGAAAGCAGGTAAAAAAAAGCCAATATTAACTTTAGAAGAAGGAGATATTACCGAGTTAGAAAAAACAGGATGGAAAACCCCTGAAGTCTTTACCGCAAAAGGTAGAGATGGTGACACCGATATTTGGGGAATTATTGTAAGACCCACCAATTTTGATCCTTCAAAATCCTATCCTATTATTGAATATATCTATGCGGGGCCTCATGATTCATTTGTTCCAAAGGATTTCAATAGTTATTACTGGGCACTGAGTTCTTTGGCAGAACTTGGATTTATCGTCGTGCAGATTGATGGTATGGGAACGTCTAACCGATCTAAAGCTTTTCATGATGTATGCTGGCAAAATTTAAAAGATGCTGGTTTCCCCGATCGTAAATTATGGATTACGGCAGCGGCTGAAAAATATCCTTATATGAACGCCGATAAAGTAGGTATTCGTGGTACTTCTGCCGGTGGGCAGAGTGCCGGTGCTGCTTTGGTTTTTAATTCAGATTTCTATGATGTTGCCGTAGCTTCCTGTGGTTGCCATGATAACCGAATGGATAAAATCTGGTGGAATGAGCAATGGATGGGCTATCCAATTGGTCCCCATTATGCGGCAAACTCCAACATCGAAAATGCCGCCCAATTGAAAGGAAATTTAATGCTGATCGTAGGTGAAGTAGATGATAATGTAGACCCGGCATCGACCATGCAATTTGCAGATGCACTTATAAAAGCAAAGAAGGATTTTGATTTAGTGGTTTTACCGGGAGAAAACCATACTTCAGGAGGTGAATTTGGGGAACGTAAACGAAGAGATTTTTTTGTAAAACATTTGTTGGACGTTGATCCACCTTCCTGGGATCAGGTTTACAACTAG